A DNA window from Peromyscus leucopus breed LL Stock chromosome 3, UCI_PerLeu_2.1, whole genome shotgun sequence contains the following coding sequences:
- the LOC114688306 gene encoding small nuclear ribonucleoprotein G-like, translating into MDKNLSLKLNGGRHEQGILQGLDPSMNLVSDECMEMAPSGHQNNIGMLVTQGNGIIMFEDLQRV; encoded by the coding sequence aTGGATAAGAATTTGTCATTGAAGTTAAATGGTGGCAGACATGAACAAGGAATACTACAGGGCCTCGATCCCTCTATGAATCTTGTGAGTGATGAGTGTATGGAGATGGCACCTAGTGGGCATCAGAATAACATTGGAATGTTGGTCACACAAGGAAATGGCATCATCATGTTTGAAGACTTGCAAAGAGTCTGA